A window from Mesorhizobium sp. WSM2240 encodes these proteins:
- a CDS encoding exodeoxyribonuclease VII small subunit yields the protein MADEANEDIKAMSFEQALEALERIVDDLERGDVPLDKSIKIYERGEALKIHCDRLLKAAEDKVEKIRLSRDGKPAGAEPLDAE from the coding sequence ATGGCGGACGAAGCCAACGAGGATATCAAGGCGATGAGCTTCGAGCAGGCGCTGGAGGCGCTGGAGCGCATCGTCGACGATCTGGAGCGCGGCGACGTGCCACTCGACAAATCGATCAAGATTTATGAACGCGGCGAGGCGCTGAAGATCCATTGCGACCGGCTGCTGAAGGCCGCCGAGGATAAGGTCGAGAAGATCAGGCTGTCGCGTGACGGCAAGCCGGCCGGGGCAGAGCCGCTGGACGCGGAGTAG
- a CDS encoding S41 family peptidase yields MKRAGYLAAVPLLFLAIVQAPAADPPRSGHPVFDRAVELVTNNFHDESALDEFVEAVRREIDDPASPMNTKSGPDRVDEAIDAVLASLNASHVGRFEPDTIDYFELADIFRFAIRDEMRRLFPPEGEVSYPGIGMIARPQNGARFVSDVYDGSPADRAGILAGDEILSVDGQPYHEIESFSGKAGKPVEIKLRRRAGAEPITLDVLVERLRPLPNFEKAIKESAEVTSHDGRRIGYIRLWTLAARNSMGVMAEALAEGALKDADGLVLDLRGRWGGGSSDAAELFVGDTPSFRLIPRKGEDVLANVRWRRPVVAIIDEGSRSGLEVFAYALKVNGIPLVGARTAGALLAGRAYLLPDDSLLEIAVSDAVLENNTRLEGNGVEPDLPVSFSLPYAAGSDPQRDAAIEEMRRILARG; encoded by the coding sequence ATGAAACGTGCCGGATATCTCGCGGCGGTGCCGCTGCTTTTTCTCGCAATCGTCCAGGCTCCCGCCGCCGATCCGCCGCGCTCCGGCCATCCGGTGTTCGACCGCGCCGTGGAGCTGGTGACCAACAATTTCCATGACGAATCGGCGCTGGATGAGTTTGTCGAAGCGGTGCGGCGCGAGATCGACGATCCGGCCTCTCCGATGAACACCAAAAGCGGGCCTGACCGCGTCGACGAGGCGATCGACGCCGTGCTGGCCAGCCTCAACGCCTCCCATGTGGGGCGCTTCGAGCCGGATACGATCGACTATTTCGAGCTGGCCGACATTTTCCGCTTCGCCATCCGCGACGAGATGCGCCGGCTGTTTCCGCCCGAAGGCGAGGTCAGCTATCCCGGCATCGGCATGATCGCGCGGCCGCAGAACGGCGCCCGCTTCGTCAGCGACGTCTATGACGGCTCGCCGGCCGACCGCGCCGGCATCCTTGCCGGCGACGAGATACTGTCGGTCGACGGCCAACCCTATCACGAGATCGAATCCTTCAGCGGCAAGGCCGGCAAGCCGGTCGAAATCAAGCTGCGCCGGCGCGCCGGGGCGGAGCCGATTACGCTCGACGTCCTTGTCGAGAGGCTGAGGCCGCTGCCAAATTTCGAGAAGGCGATCAAGGAAAGTGCCGAGGTGACCAGCCATGACGGCCGCAGGATCGGCTATATCCGGCTGTGGACTCTCGCCGCGCGCAACTCGATGGGCGTGATGGCGGAGGCGCTCGCCGAAGGCGCGTTGAAGGATGCCGACGGGTTGGTGCTGGATTTGCGCGGGCGGTGGGGCGGCGGCAGCTCCGATGCTGCGGAACTCTTCGTCGGCGACACGCCTTCCTTCCGGCTGATCCCGCGCAAGGGCGAGGACGTTTTGGCCAATGTTCGCTGGCGGCGGCCCGTCGTCGCCATCATCGACGAGGGCTCGAGAAGCGGCCTGGAAGTCTTCGCCTATGCGCTGAAGGTGAACGGTATCCCGCTGGTCGGCGCGCGCACGGCCGGTGCGCTGCTTGCCGGCCGCGCCTATCTGCTGCCGGACGACAGCCTGCTCGAAATCGCAGTGTCGGATGCCGTGCTCGAAAACAATACGCGCCTGGAAGGAAACGGCGTCGAGCCCGATCTCCCCGTTTCGTTCAGCCTGCCCTACGCCGCCGGCAGCGACCCGCAGCGCGACGCCGCAATCGAGGAGATGAGGCGTATACTCGCCAGGGGGTGA
- a CDS encoding histone deacetylase family protein: MTTRLYTHPIFLEHLTPPGHPERPDRLRAIARALEDEAFAPLDRVEAPEGDQATILYVHPESYIERIRRSIPEQGIASIDADTSVSPKSWQAALTGVGAANAAVDDVFSGKADNVFVASRPPGHHAEKTTAMGFCLFNNAAIAARHAQRKHGAGRVAIIDWDVHHGNGTQDIFWDDPSVLYCSTHQMPLYPGTGAEDETGAGNIVNVPLAPQSGSEVFREAFRSRVLPAVDGFAPDLIIISAGFDAHHRDPLAEINLTEEDFDWATGQLMGRAARHCGNRLVSVLEGGYDLQGLSFSVAAHVARMMKG, translated from the coding sequence ATGACCACACGCCTCTACACCCACCCGATCTTTCTCGAACACCTGACGCCGCCCGGTCATCCGGAACGGCCGGACCGGCTCCGCGCCATTGCGCGCGCGCTGGAGGATGAGGCTTTCGCCCCGCTCGATCGCGTCGAAGCGCCCGAAGGCGACCAGGCGACGATCCTCTATGTCCATCCCGAAAGCTACATAGAGCGCATCCGCCGGTCGATTCCGGAGCAGGGCATCGCCAGCATCGACGCCGACACATCGGTCAGCCCGAAAAGCTGGCAGGCGGCCTTGACCGGCGTGGGTGCTGCCAATGCCGCTGTCGACGACGTGTTTTCAGGCAAGGCCGACAATGTCTTCGTCGCCTCGCGCCCGCCCGGCCACCATGCGGAAAAGACCACCGCCATGGGCTTTTGCCTGTTCAACAATGCCGCGATCGCCGCGCGCCACGCGCAGAGGAAACACGGCGCTGGTCGCGTCGCCATCATCGATTGGGATGTGCATCACGGCAACGGCACCCAAGATATTTTTTGGGACGATCCGTCAGTTCTCTACTGCTCGACGCACCAGATGCCGCTTTATCCCGGCACCGGAGCCGAGGATGAGACAGGCGCCGGCAACATCGTCAATGTGCCGCTCGCGCCGCAGAGCGGCAGCGAGGTGTTTCGCGAGGCGTTCCGCTCGCGTGTGCTGCCGGCCGTCGATGGTTTTGCGCCCGATTTGATCATCATCTCCGCCGGCTTCGACGCGCATCACCGCGATCCGCTGGCCGAGATCAACCTAACCGAGGAAGACTTCGACTGGGCGACCGGGCAATTGATGGGCCGCGCCGCGCGCCATTGCGGGAACCGGCTGGTCAGCGTGCTGGAAGGCGGCTACGACCTGCAGGGACTGTCGTTTTCGGTCGCGGCCCATGTCGCGCGCATGATGAAAGGATAA
- the bluB gene encoding 5,6-dimethylbenzimidazole synthase, whose product MISSQKTGLADIVDRMVRRADFDRTGKAMPEQPTADNGESFDQIARDAVYRAIFSRRDVRSHFLPDALDDAVLARLLMAAHHAPSVGYMQPWNFILIRDALRRQEVRDLFLAAREQELPNIAEELQALYRKLKLEGICESALNLCITCDRRRSENSPLGRWHNPQMDLYSTVCAVQNFWLAARAEGVGVGWVSILDTQALRELLQIPEHAVPVAYLCVGRVSEFAPKPDLEARGWAKRLSLSNLIMSETFSGPGETALKEIVDQMASPSRSSHG is encoded by the coding sequence TTGATCTCGAGCCAGAAGACCGGCCTCGCAGACATTGTCGACCGCATGGTCAGGCGGGCCGATTTCGATCGCACGGGGAAAGCGATGCCCGAACAGCCGACCGCCGACAACGGCGAATCTTTTGACCAGATCGCGCGCGACGCTGTCTATCGCGCGATCTTTTCGCGCCGCGATGTGCGCAGCCACTTCCTGCCCGACGCACTCGACGACGCCGTCCTGGCGCGCCTGCTCATGGCCGCCCACCATGCGCCTTCGGTCGGCTACATGCAGCCGTGGAATTTCATCCTCATTCGCGACGCCTTGCGCCGGCAAGAGGTGCGCGATCTCTTCCTCGCCGCGCGTGAGCAGGAATTGCCCAACATCGCTGAGGAGCTGCAGGCGCTCTACCGCAAGCTCAAGCTCGAGGGCATCTGCGAGAGCGCGCTCAATCTATGCATCACATGCGACCGGCGGCGATCGGAAAATTCCCCGCTGGGCCGCTGGCACAATCCGCAAATGGACCTCTACAGCACAGTCTGCGCGGTCCAGAATTTCTGGCTGGCGGCGCGGGCGGAAGGCGTCGGCGTCGGCTGGGTCTCGATCCTCGATACGCAGGCGCTGCGGGAGTTGCTGCAAATCCCCGAACACGCGGTTCCCGTCGCCTATCTCTGCGTCGGCCGAGTATCAGAGTTCGCGCCCAAGCCCGACCTGGAGGCGCGCGGCTGGGCAAAGCGCCTCAGCCTGTCAAACCTGATCATGAGCGAGACTTTTTCCGGGCCGGGCGAAACCGCCCTGAAGGAGATCGTGGACCAGATGGCATCTCCGAGCAGGTCGTCGCATGGCTAA
- a CDS encoding DUF2277 domain-containing protein: protein MCRNIRTLFNFDPPATDEEIHDAALQFVRKLSGTTKPSKRNEAAFEKAVNSIAACARELIDSLETTQPPKNREEEAAKARAKMVIRFA from the coding sequence ATGTGCCGAAACATAAGAACCCTGTTCAACTTCGATCCGCCCGCGACGGATGAGGAAATCCATGACGCCGCGCTCCAGTTCGTGCGCAAGTTGAGCGGAACGACTAAACCGTCGAAGCGCAACGAGGCGGCGTTCGAGAAAGCGGTCAACTCTATCGCGGCATGCGCCCGCGAACTCATCGATTCGCTGGAGACGACGCAGCCGCCGAAGAACCGCGAGGAGGAAGCCGCCAAGGCGCGCGCGAAAATGGTGATCCGCTTCGCGTAA